A portion of the uncultured Bacteroides sp. genome contains these proteins:
- the modB gene encoding molybdate ABC transporter permease subunit, with product MNSDFMQTLITTGKLAFWTTLILFILGLPIAYFLAYSRFRLKAIIEALISMPMVLPPTVLGFYILVAYSPQNWFGQMMEQWFDVRLAFSFGGVLIASIICSLPFMVQPLQNGLASLPSSLKEASYTMGKSSLTTFFRVLLPNIRGSIIIAVAMTFAHCVGEFGIVLMVGGNMPGTTRVASIALYDEVQALNYKAANQYALVLFLASFVVLTIIYSINKKII from the coding sequence ATGAATAGTGACTTCATGCAAACGCTTATAACAACGGGTAAACTAGCCTTTTGGACAACACTGATCTTGTTCATTCTAGGTCTGCCTATAGCTTATTTTCTGGCTTACTCCAGATTTCGTCTGAAAGCAATAATAGAAGCGCTGATATCCATGCCCATGGTGCTTCCGCCTACTGTGTTAGGTTTTTATATTCTAGTGGCCTATAGCCCGCAGAATTGGTTTGGGCAGATGATGGAGCAATGGTTTGATGTTCGTTTGGCTTTTAGTTTTGGTGGGGTACTTATTGCCAGTATCATCTGTTCGTTGCCTTTTATGGTTCAGCCGTTGCAAAATGGACTTGCATCGTTACCTTCAAGTTTGAAAGAAGCTTCCTATACTATGGGGAAATCATCGTTGACTACCTTTTTCAGAGTATTGCTCCCTAATATTCGAGGTAGTATTATCATTGCTGTTGCCATGACCTTTGCCCATTGTGTAGGCGAATTTGGTATTGTGCTTATGGTAGGAGGTAATATGCCCGGGACAACAAGAGTGGCTTCTATTGCGCTCTATGATGAAGTACAGGCACTCAACTACAAAGCAGCCAATCAGTATGCTTTGGTGCTATTTCTCGCTTCGTTTGTAGTGCTCACCATTATTTATAGTATTAACAAGAAAATAATATAG
- the nifB gene encoding nitrogenase cofactor biosynthesis protein NifB encodes MMAKVITEEHIAKHPCFDEEARHTHARVHMPVAPRCNIQCNYCNRKYDCVNESRPGVTSSVLEPYQAVRYLQELDKHIDNISVIGIAGPGDPFANPEEVMKTLRAVKAEFPNRIFCLSTNGLNLEPYIDEIAALDVTHVTITINGVDTAITSQIYRWVRFNKKMYRGEEAARLLMERQLACIPLLKAKGITVKINFIIIPGINDHHIDETAKVVKALGADLINCMPLIPTGGSNFEEMPKPDQKMIFRVRAEAKHHLPLMTHCARCRADAAGLLGQDLKEAYTILQQISSSPADDEAKRPYVAVATYEGHLVNMHLGEAKSLYIFRETPNGFQFVEERFMPDKGGGDQRWIDVARMLIDCRALLVSGVGDNPSSILKECGIKVVQMTGMIDEGLDGIYNNRPIRSIKKADAFRCGSECKGNAQGCA; translated from the coding sequence ATGATGGCTAAAGTAATTACAGAAGAACATATAGCAAAACACCCTTGTTTTGATGAAGAAGCCAGGCACACACATGCTCGTGTGCACATGCCGGTAGCACCTAGGTGTAACATACAATGCAACTATTGCAATCGCAAGTATGACTGCGTAAACGAAAGTCGGCCGGGCGTAACTTCCTCTGTGCTCGAACCTTATCAAGCAGTGCGTTACCTGCAGGAATTAGACAAACACATCGATAATATATCAGTTATTGGCATTGCTGGTCCGGGAGACCCCTTTGCCAATCCGGAAGAGGTGATGAAGACCCTCCGTGCGGTGAAAGCGGAATTTCCAAACCGGATATTCTGTCTTTCTACCAACGGGCTCAATCTGGAGCCATACATTGACGAAATTGCTGCATTAGACGTAACACACGTCACCATTACTATCAATGGAGTAGACACTGCTATTACTTCTCAGATCTATCGTTGGGTACGCTTTAATAAGAAGATGTATCGGGGCGAAGAAGCAGCACGTTTGCTCATGGAACGCCAACTAGCCTGCATCCCTTTGCTAAAAGCGAAAGGAATTACCGTGAAGATTAATTTTATCATTATACCGGGCATTAATGATCATCATATCGACGAAACGGCAAAGGTTGTAAAGGCTTTGGGAGCTGACCTGATAAACTGCATGCCATTGATACCCACGGGAGGTTCAAACTTTGAAGAGATGCCTAAACCCGATCAAAAGATGATATTTCGTGTGCGGGCTGAGGCTAAACATCATCTGCCATTGATGACACACTGCGCCCGTTGTCGGGCTGACGCAGCAGGGTTGTTGGGACAAGATTTGAAAGAGGCGTACACCATCTTGCAACAAATATCTTCCAGTCCGGCTGATGATGAAGCAAAACGTCCTTATGTCGCCGTGGCAACGTACGAAGGTCATCTGGTAAACATGCATTTAGGCGAAGCAAAAAGTCTGTATATCTTTCGTGAAACGCCCAATGGATTTCAGTTTGTTGAAGAGCGTTTCATGCCCGATAAAGGTGGTGGCGATCAGCGATGGATTGACGTAGCACGTATGCTCATTGACTGTAGAGCCTTATTGGTATCCGGAGTGGGAGATAACCCCTCATCTATACTAAAAGAGTGTGGCATCAAAGTAGTCCAGATGACGGGAATGATAGACGAGGGATTGGATGGTATCTATAACAATAGGCCTATTCGCAGTATAAAGAAAGCAGATGCTTTTCGTTGTGGCAGCGAGTGTAAAGGGAATGCACAAGGTTGTGCTTGA
- the cobC gene encoding alpha-ribazole phosphatase has protein sequence MEIYLIRHTSVDVPPQTCYGQTDVPLKESFQEEAKKVAQNLEGVAFDKVFTSPLSRCVHLANYCGYAHAERDARIMEMDFGEWEMKHYDEIRDPRLQEWYKDFMKVSVPGGESFKDQFRRVSEFFNELRAQSFNRVGIFAHGGVLICAQVYAGAVALEDAFSSITPYGGIIKIQL, from the coding sequence ATGGAAATATACCTTATACGACATACTTCGGTAGATGTGCCTCCCCAAACTTGTTACGGGCAAACGGATGTGCCGCTTAAAGAGAGTTTTCAGGAAGAAGCAAAGAAAGTAGCTCAAAATTTAGAAGGAGTAGCTTTCGATAAAGTCTTCACCAGTCCACTAAGTAGGTGTGTGCATTTGGCTAATTACTGTGGATATGCTCACGCTGAACGGGATGCTCGCATCATGGAGATGGATTTTGGAGAATGGGAAATGAAACATTATGATGAAATACGTGATCCTCGTCTGCAAGAGTGGTACAAAGATTTCATGAAAGTAAGTGTTCCGGGTGGAGAGTCATTTAAAGATCAGTTCCGTAGGGTCTCTGAGTTTTTTAACGAATTGCGAGCTCAGTCCTTCAACCGCGTGGGAATCTTTGCCCACGGCGGGGTACTTATATGCGCACAGGTATATGCCGGTGCCGTTGCTTTAGAGGATGCTTTTAGCTCGATTACTCCTTATGGCGGAATAATCAAAATTCAACTTTAG
- a CDS encoding (2Fe-2S) ferredoxin domain-containing protein, whose amino-acid sequence MKKPSYHILVCNSFRLNGDAQGACTKKGAPSLLQYIMEECNDRGLDVAVSTTGCLNLCSQGPIIVVHPHNYWYGCVETEDAIDEILDALEEGEPCEKYLISE is encoded by the coding sequence ATGAAAAAACCGAGCTATCACATTTTAGTTTGCAACTCTTTCCGCCTGAATGGCGATGCGCAAGGAGCTTGCACAAAGAAAGGAGCACCTTCGCTTCTGCAATACATCATGGAAGAGTGTAATGACCGTGGTCTGGATGTGGCTGTATCTACCACAGGATGTTTAAATTTATGTTCTCAAGGGCCCATAATAGTAGTGCATCCCCATAATTATTGGTATGGCTGCGTTGAAACAGAAGATGCTATCGACGAGATACTCGATGCACTCGAAGAGGGAGAGCCTTGTGAGAAATATCTCATATCCGAATGA
- a CDS encoding NifB/NifX family molybdenum-iron cluster-binding protein: MKVIVPVYDNSRIAEGFNRTPDVCIFDPMASEAEAVCTFVPWRTIIPPGSKITKRMREMGIDAVLTSQIQLLALNLFVENGINVYKSDGNDLEHNLSLYSDRKLTPFTTIEALENRAICSGSCDSCSSDDKCEK; encoded by the coding sequence ATGAAAGTAATTGTTCCTGTTTACGATAATAGTAGGATAGCCGAAGGGTTTAATAGAACTCCTGATGTTTGCATCTTTGATCCTATGGCTTCGGAAGCTGAAGCAGTTTGCACGTTTGTGCCATGGCGCACTATCATCCCTCCGGGAAGTAAGATTACCAAACGAATGAGAGAGATGGGTATAGATGCCGTTCTTACCTCTCAAATTCAGCTACTTGCATTAAACTTGTTTGTAGAAAACGGTATTAACGTGTACAAAAGCGATGGAAATGATTTAGAGCATAACCTTTCTCTGTATAGCGACCGGAAGCTAACGCCGTTTACTACCATAGAAGCTCTTGAAAATCGTGCCATTTGCTCCGGTTCGTGTGATAGCTGTTCCTCGGATGATAAGTGCGAAAAATAG
- a CDS encoding pyruvate carboxyltransferase has protein sequence MTEKKVHIIDTTLRDGEQAAGVVFSLEEKMQIAALLDKAGVPELEIGMPAISLQDKEDITTLVRAGFSFDCLAWCRAVCSDVDEAAATGAQGVHISFPVSSIHLSALGKNELWVMKKLGEVLRYASGRFRYITVGAQDASRAGFPFLVDFIGQAVCCGASRVRIADTVGIMNPFTVSKLFARLKKEYPHVPFEFHGHNDLGMATANTFTALCSGAEAASVTVNGLGERSGNAVLEELVMALSLSGNGQSGIHTEYLTELSALVERASGRVLSDMKPITGKFAISHESGIHTQCLLTDRTTYQIIDAAGVGRSEEPFVFGKHSGRAAICGFFSSKGYELSAEESSNLLREVKQEAVKLKRSLSEAELFRLYKHYL, from the coding sequence ATGACAGAGAAGAAAGTACATATTATTGATACTACTCTTCGCGACGGCGAACAAGCGGCAGGAGTGGTGTTTTCTTTAGAGGAGAAGATGCAAATTGCAGCTTTACTTGATAAGGCAGGCGTTCCGGAACTCGAAATCGGAATGCCAGCCATTTCTCTCCAAGATAAAGAAGACATCACTACTTTGGTGCGCGCAGGTTTCTCCTTCGATTGCCTGGCATGGTGCAGAGCCGTATGCAGTGATGTAGACGAAGCTGCTGCTACCGGTGCACAAGGCGTACACATCTCCTTTCCGGTTTCGTCTATTCATTTAAGCGCATTAGGTAAGAATGAATTATGGGTAATGAAAAAGTTGGGAGAAGTATTGAGGTACGCTTCCGGCCGTTTTCGTTATATCACTGTCGGAGCACAAGATGCTTCGCGGGCCGGTTTCCCATTCCTAGTAGATTTTATAGGACAGGCAGTTTGTTGCGGCGCTTCTCGGGTCCGTATAGCCGACACGGTAGGTATTATGAATCCGTTTACCGTATCAAAGTTATTTGCAAGACTCAAAAAAGAATATCCTCATGTTCCTTTTGAGTTTCACGGGCACAATGATTTGGGTATGGCTACGGCAAATACTTTCACTGCACTGTGTTCGGGAGCCGAGGCGGCCAGTGTAACAGTGAATGGGTTGGGAGAGCGGTCGGGTAATGCTGTGCTCGAAGAACTCGTAATGGCTCTTTCTCTGAGTGGGAATGGGCAAAGCGGTATTCATACGGAATATTTAACCGAACTCTCCGCTTTAGTTGAACGAGCCTCCGGTCGGGTATTATCAGATATGAAACCTATCACAGGGAAGTTTGCCATCAGCCACGAATCGGGTATACATACACAATGCTTACTAACCGATCGCACCACCTATCAGATTATTGATGCAGCGGGCGTAGGGAGGAGTGAAGAACCATTCGTTTTCGGAAAACATAGCGGACGAGCGGCTATTTGTGGTTTCTTCTCTTCTAAAGGTTACGAGCTCAGTGCTGAAGAAAGTAGCAACCTACTTCGAGAGGTGAAACAAGAAGCGGTAAAATTGAAACGTTCATTATCCGAAGCAGAGTTGTTCAGACTTTATAAGCATTACTTGTAG
- a CDS encoding nitrogenase component 1 has protein sequence MQSTTENKKTTPTYTSSRNACKLCAPLGASVVFKGIEGCVPIIHGSQGCATYIRRYMISHYKEPVDIASSNFSETTTIYGGNRNFVEGINNVIKQYNPKVIGIATTCLAETIGEDVPGLIAEYKQANADNAELPVFIHASTPSYQGTHMDGFHEAVCSAVVALANKSEHTGAHINLFPGFVSPADLRNLKEMLSDAGIEYVLLPDYSASLDNPFWKDYHLVPEGGTPVDHIRLTGSARGSIEFGTVLNKGALAGRIRNTNAITTAGEWLEIHCDVPNSRLLMPIGIDGTDRFVETLEKITGKKLSEKYSLQRGRLVDSYIDGHKYVFGKRAIVFGDEDMVLGITSFLREIGIIPVLIASGGESGFMKKELKEHIGDTGADTIVMNGTDFETVRELAETLKPDIIIGNSKGYYIARELGIPLIRAGFPIHDRVGGPRIEHLFYTGAQQLFDRIVNALLEYKQEHSPIGYKYM, from the coding sequence ATGCAATCGACAACAGAAAACAAAAAGACAACGCCGACATATACCTCTTCGCGCAATGCCTGTAAGCTCTGCGCACCGTTGGGGGCTTCGGTGGTATTTAAAGGGATTGAAGGATGTGTGCCCATCATCCATGGTTCGCAAGGATGTGCTACGTACATTCGCCGCTACATGATCAGCCACTACAAAGAACCGGTAGATATTGCTTCGTCTAACTTTAGCGAAACGACAACGATCTATGGTGGCAACCGAAACTTTGTGGAGGGCATCAATAACGTTATCAAACAATATAACCCTAAAGTGATAGGGATTGCTACTACCTGTCTGGCCGAAACAATAGGAGAGGATGTGCCGGGACTCATTGCTGAATACAAACAAGCGAATGCTGATAATGCGGAACTTCCGGTGTTCATACACGCCTCTACACCTAGTTATCAGGGTACACATATGGATGGTTTTCACGAAGCGGTTTGTTCAGCAGTAGTGGCACTAGCTAATAAAAGCGAACATACAGGAGCTCACATCAATTTGTTTCCGGGTTTTGTGTCTCCGGCTGATTTACGCAACCTGAAAGAGATGCTTAGCGATGCAGGTATTGAATATGTACTATTGCCTGATTATTCGGCTTCGCTTGATAATCCTTTCTGGAAAGACTATCATTTGGTTCCCGAAGGAGGAACACCTGTCGATCATATTCGCCTAACGGGTAGCGCGAGGGGTAGTATCGAATTTGGAACGGTGTTAAACAAAGGGGCACTAGCCGGACGTATACGCAACACAAACGCTATAACAACTGCCGGAGAATGGCTTGAAATTCATTGTGATGTCCCCAATAGTCGCTTGCTCATGCCGATTGGCATCGATGGTACAGATCGTTTTGTGGAAACCTTAGAAAAGATTACGGGCAAGAAGCTCAGTGAAAAATATAGTTTGCAACGCGGACGATTGGTAGACTCGTATATTGATGGACACAAATATGTGTTTGGTAAACGAGCTATCGTGTTTGGCGACGAAGATATGGTATTGGGTATTACTTCTTTTTTGCGGGAGATTGGTATTATTCCCGTTCTGATTGCTTCTGGCGGAGAGAGTGGATTCATGAAAAAAGAACTGAAAGAACATATAGGGGATACCGGCGCAGACACGATAGTGATGAATGGCACGGACTTTGAGACGGTGCGTGAGTTGGCCGAAACATTGAAACCGGATATCATTATAGGAAACAGCAAGGGATATTACATTGCCCGCGAATTGGGCATCCCTTTAATACGGGCAGGTTTCCCGATTCACGACAGAGTAGGAGGTCCCCGTATAGAACATCTTTTCTATACAGGCGCACAACAGTTGTTCGATCGGATTGTAAATGCTCTCCTCGAATATAAACAAGAACATTCGCCCATTGGCTACAAATACATGTAA
- a CDS encoding ATP-binding cassette domain-containing protein, translated as MIPSIYIDVKRKMTTSEGEKMLHIEKEISGGDFICLVGHSGSGKTTLLRMLSGLVTPTEGIIKVGDEVWFDSQRKVNLKPQQRSIAYMFQDFALFPNMSVEENISFAQKEKDKTKVNELLGIFGMHKLAKQKPAKLSGGQKQRVALARALASSPKILLLDEPLSSIDHEMRERLQCEILRAHEYLAATSIMVTHDMSEAHRMATEIIKIKNGLIVENDESNCSCLR; from the coding sequence ATGATTCCTTCTATTTACATCGACGTGAAACGAAAGATGACTACCTCCGAAGGAGAAAAGATGTTGCATATCGAAAAAGAAATCTCAGGAGGTGATTTTATCTGTTTGGTAGGACATTCCGGGTCAGGTAAAACCACTTTGCTACGTATGCTGTCGGGCTTAGTCACTCCAACCGAAGGAATCATTAAAGTGGGAGATGAAGTGTGGTTTGATTCTCAACGAAAAGTGAATCTTAAACCCCAACAACGTAGCATTGCTTATATGTTTCAGGACTTTGCACTCTTTCCTAATATGAGTGTGGAGGAGAATATTAGTTTTGCTCAGAAGGAAAAAGATAAAACAAAAGTTAATGAGTTACTTGGCATTTTTGGTATGCACAAACTGGCCAAGCAAAAACCTGCGAAGCTATCCGGGGGACAGAAACAACGGGTAGCACTAGCGCGTGCACTAGCTTCATCTCCTAAAATTCTCTTGCTCGACGAGCCTCTCTCTTCTATTGATCATGAGATGCGCGAAAGACTTCAATGTGAGATATTAAGAGCACATGAATATCTGGCTGCAACTAGTATCATGGTGACGCACGACATGTCTGAAGCTCACCGCATGGCCACAGAAATAATCAAGATTAAAAACGGATTAATAGTAGAAAACGATGAAAGTAATTGTTCCTGTTTACGATAA